ACATCGCGAATCCGTTCATTGAGTTCTGAAAAAAGGGTTTCGACATCGTGAGCGCTTTTGCCGTTGAAAACAACACGGTGGACGCTGCGTCCTGCCAGAGCGCCAACCAGTAGATTTCCTTTCCATGCCGGAAAAAGTGCTCCAGAATAACGTGTCATGCCTGACGGAGCAATGGAAGGCGTCCAATGAAGCAGAGGCTGTTCCATACCAGGTCGTTGAGTGAATGGAGAGATGATTGCCCCCGAATAATCAACACCGTAAGTGATGGCCGGCCAGCCATAGTTTTTACCCGGCTGAATGATGTTAATTTCATCTCCACCTTTCGGCCCATGTTCATGGGCGATCAACTGCTGACTGTGTGGATCAAAAATCAGTCCCTGAACATTACGGTGTCCGTAACTGTAAATCTCTGGCTGAGCTTCTTTTTGACCGACAAATGGGTTGTCAGTCGGAATGGTTCCGTCTGGATGAATACGAACGATCGTACCAAGATGGTTGGACAACACCTGTGCTTGCTCTCGATAGGAATAACCCTCACCAAGGCTGATAATCAGCGTGCCATCGGGCAGCCAGGCCATTCGCCCTCCATAATGTGCTTTACCTTTTTTGTCCGGCCAGCAGCGAAAGATTTCAGTCACCTGATCAAGCCTGTTGTTTGTGAGTTTCGCCCGTGAGACGGTCAGCCGGTTGGCATTGATCGTACCGCTGGCGTAGGCGAGAAAAATTGTCTGATCGGTCGCGAACTCGGGTGATAGGCTGACCGCAAATAAACCGGCCTGACCAGCTGTAAAGACTTTGGGAACGCCAAGTAAGGGGGCGGAGGTTTGGTGATTTTTGGCAGACCATAATCGTAACCGTCCGGGGCGTTCCGTAATCAGGGCATCTCCATTGGGCAGAAATGCCATAGACCAGGGATGAACCAAGCCGCTGGCAGCTGTTTCCACGTGGTATGTCGATTTTGTTGCAAGGGCTGCCTGGGGGAAACATAAAGAACTCAAGGTGGCCAACAGCACGACAAGGAAATGCTTCGCTGAGATGACTGATGTGGCGCGAGTCGATGCCTTGTCCTGAGCGATGGACTGTCTTTTATCCGTCACGGCTATCTGCTTCTGAATCGTATAATCAAGGGACATGGGCCTCTCCGGCAGAAGTTGATCTTAATCACCTTTATAGCCTATCGATTTTCAGGTGACATGCAAGCGATAGGGAGGAGTCGCGAACCTTCATGGTCAACGCTTGATGCCAACCCGGAAATCTTCAGGCAAAAGTTTTGTCGTGCTATCCAGTGAGTGAAATGTGTGCGTTTTAACGTTTTTCAGATTTTCTTGCAGAAAAAGACAAATAATCCTCAGTGCTGCCAGAGGATCATGTTATATAAGGCGTTTCATGGGTTTAGGCTTTTTTTCAAAAAGAGTCGTTTACATCATGAGTTAGCTGATAAAATTCAAAGATCAATGTGACAATAACCAGCAGGAGATGTTCATGCCACAACAACGTGTCTATGTCATTGGCCATATGAATCCGGATACCGATTCGGTGTGCAGTGCCATTGCCTATTCCCGTCTGAGAGCGGCGCAGGGCTTGGATGGTGTCCAACCGGCGCGCGCGGGAAATATCAATCGCCAGACGGAGTTTATTCTCGAAGAACTCGCCGTGCATCAACCGGAACTGTTGCTTGATGTGTCGCCGCGTATTCGCGATATCATTGGTGGTCAGCAACCGGTGACCATTCCAGCGACGGCACCGTTATCACGGGCGC
This is a stretch of genomic DNA from uncultured Desulfuromonas sp.. It encodes these proteins:
- a CDS encoding PQQ-dependent sugar dehydrogenase, translated to MSLDYTIQKQIAVTDKRQSIAQDKASTRATSVISAKHFLVVLLATLSSLCFPQAALATKSTYHVETAASGLVHPWSMAFLPNGDALITERPGRLRLWSAKNHQTSAPLLGVPKVFTAGQAGLFAVSLSPEFATDQTIFLAYASGTINANRLTVSRAKLTNNRLDQVTEIFRCWPDKKGKAHYGGRMAWLPDGTLIISLGEGYSYREQAQVLSNHLGTIVRIHPDGTIPTDNPFVGQKEAQPEIYSYGHRNVQGLIFDPHSQQLIAHEHGPKGGDEINIIQPGKNYGWPAITYGVDYSGAIISPFTQRPGMEQPLLHWTPSIAPSGMTRYSGALFPAWKGNLLVGALAGRSVHRVVFNGKSAHDVETLFSELNERIRDVVTGPDGAVYLLTDNKKGRLLKVTPR